A genomic window from Candidatus Kouleothrix ribensis includes:
- a CDS encoding o-succinylbenzoate--CoA ligase encodes MDAPSLLLPNWLAQRASAGPGRLALLCDGATWTFAELDAWADALAHTLAGLGAQAGDRVALLLRNRPEFVALLHAAPRLGLLLVPLNTRLAAPELAWQLADAGTTLLIYDADHATLAEATLALLEQRPASACIDDLGGLPASNLPLRDTIALDDAFTIIYTSGTTGRPKGTLLTYGNYWWSAVGSAFNLGTHADDRWLVVLPLFHVGGLSIVLRAAIYGITIVLQRGFEPGAANQAIDQSGVTIASVVSTMLQRLLDTRGDRPYPAALRCMLLGGGPAPAPLLAACAARGVPVVQTYGLTEAASQVATLAPADALRKLGSAGTPLLPTMLRIERDQAPAPAGTVGEIVVRGPTVMRGYINQPAATAAALRDGWLHTGDLGYLDDEGFLYVVSRRSDLIISGGENVYPAEIEAVLLAHPAVAEAAVLGLPDQRWGQVPAAAVVLQAGAAATAAELIEWCHTQLAGYKVPRTICFTSALPRNAAGKVLREALRSLFG; translated from the coding sequence ATGGACGCACCTAGCCTGCTCCTACCCAACTGGCTGGCGCAGCGCGCCAGTGCCGGGCCTGGGCGCCTGGCGCTGCTGTGTGACGGCGCTACATGGACGTTTGCCGAGCTCGACGCGTGGGCCGATGCATTGGCGCATACGCTGGCCGGCCTGGGCGCACAAGCCGGCGATCGGGTGGCGCTGCTGCTGCGCAATCGCCCCGAGTTTGTGGCGCTGCTGCACGCCGCGCCGCGCCTGGGCCTGCTGCTCGTGCCGCTCAATACACGCCTGGCCGCACCCGAGCTGGCCTGGCAGCTTGCCGATGCCGGCACCACCCTGCTGATCTACGATGCCGACCACGCCACACTGGCCGAGGCTACACTGGCACTGCTCGAGCAGCGCCCGGCGAGCGCGTGCATAGACGATCTGGGCGGGCTGCCGGCCAGCAACCTGCCGCTGCGCGACACGATTGCGCTCGACGACGCGTTCACGATCATCTATACCTCGGGCACCACCGGCCGGCCGAAAGGCACATTGCTGACCTACGGCAACTACTGGTGGAGCGCGGTCGGCTCGGCCTTCAACCTGGGCACCCATGCCGATGATCGCTGGCTAGTGGTACTGCCGCTGTTCCATGTCGGCGGGCTGTCGATCGTGCTGCGCGCGGCGATCTATGGCATCACAATCGTGCTGCAGCGCGGGTTCGAGCCTGGCGCGGCCAACCAGGCGATCGACCAATCCGGCGTGACAATCGCCTCGGTGGTGAGCACAATGCTGCAACGGCTGCTCGATACGCGCGGCGACCGGCCCTACCCGGCCGCGCTGCGCTGTATGCTACTGGGCGGCGGCCCGGCGCCTGCACCGCTACTAGCCGCCTGCGCCGCGCGTGGGGTGCCGGTGGTGCAGACGTATGGCCTGACTGAAGCGGCCTCGCAGGTGGCAACACTGGCGCCGGCCGACGCACTACGTAAGCTCGGCTCGGCCGGCACGCCGCTGCTGCCGACAATGCTGCGGATCGAGCGCGACCAGGCCCCGGCGCCGGCTGGCACAGTCGGCGAAATCGTGGTGCGCGGCCCGACGGTGATGCGCGGCTATATCAACCAGCCCGCCGCCACGGCCGCCGCGCTGCGCGATGGCTGGCTGCACACCGGCGACCTGGGCTACCTCGACGACGAAGGCTTTCTCTATGTCGTCAGCCGGCGCAGCGACCTGATCATCTCGGGTGGTGAGAATGTGTACCCGGCCGAGATCGAGGCGGTGCTGCTGGCGCACCCGGCGGTGGCCGAGGCCGCCGTGCTTGGCCTGCCCGATCAGCGCTGGGGCCAGGTGCCTGCGGCGGCGGTGGTGCTACAGGCCGGGGCAGCCGCCACCGCCGCTGAGCTGATCGAATGGTGCCACACCCAGCTGGCCGGCTATAAGGTGCCGCGTACGATCTGCTTCACCAGTGCGCTGCCGCGCAATGCCGCCGGCAAGGTGCTGCGCGAGGCGCTCCGATCGCTCTTCGGGTAA
- a CDS encoding glutamine synthetase: protein MTTALRNFLEIPYDQLEELNLEAKAQRSARKSLDAIREDRLRYLTDQKGVKAVTVCFSDLEGRLHMLDYDKKFLLKSYDNLTFDGSSIRGFSAQAESDLRLVLDWAAFYWLPADFFGPGKVLVFGDVLEKDGSTYSPDLRARLKAYTQELFDKQGYTCNAANEIEGFLFKGRDAERRYYETRQFEFVNEGGYYHSLPGDPLRTFIDTVAEVQRAMGFANEKDHPEVAPSQFEVNYSYTEASIAADQIMLYKLICRQVADRFDMTASFLPKPVTGVNGNGMHTNLSVSKGGKNIFYGTGAEGLSDLGWQFIERILTSANDICLALNASVNAYRRLDPHFEAPNQIKASPVDRGSMVRIPIGNEKSARVEVRSVGPDANPYLVMYSLLKTGLEGPLTKGIREQERYLPDNIYTAIENFTSSTYTAQLLGEEVAAKYAELKQASADRCPRLLGTRIKTGEIQFHHEVYNQALWTKF from the coding sequence ATGACGACCGCGCTCCGTAATTTCCTCGAAATCCCTTACGATCAGCTTGAGGAACTCAACCTTGAGGCTAAGGCCCAGCGCTCGGCACGTAAGTCGCTCGATGCGATCCGCGAGGATCGCCTGCGCTACCTGACCGACCAGAAGGGCGTTAAGGCCGTGACGGTGTGCTTCTCGGATCTCGAGGGCCGCCTGCATATGCTCGACTACGACAAGAAGTTTTTGCTCAAATCGTATGACAACCTGACCTTCGACGGCTCGTCGATCCGTGGCTTCTCGGCCCAGGCTGAGTCCGATCTGCGCCTGGTGCTCGATTGGGCGGCGTTTTACTGGCTGCCGGCCGACTTCTTCGGCCCCGGCAAGGTGCTGGTGTTTGGTGATGTGCTCGAGAAGGACGGCTCGACCTATAGCCCCGACCTGCGCGCACGCCTCAAGGCCTATACCCAGGAGCTGTTCGACAAGCAGGGCTACACCTGCAACGCCGCCAACGAGATCGAAGGCTTTCTGTTCAAGGGCCGCGATGCCGAGCGCCGCTACTACGAGACGCGCCAGTTCGAGTTTGTGAACGAGGGCGGCTACTACCACTCGCTGCCGGGCGACCCGCTGCGCACCTTCATCGATACGGTGGCCGAGGTACAGCGCGCCATGGGCTTCGCGAACGAGAAGGATCACCCCGAGGTTGCGCCCTCGCAGTTCGAGGTCAACTACTCCTACACCGAGGCGTCGATCGCCGCCGACCAGATCATGCTCTATAAGCTGATCTGCCGCCAGGTCGCCGATCGCTTCGACATGACCGCCAGCTTCCTGCCCAAGCCGGTTACGGGCGTGAACGGCAACGGTATGCACACCAACCTGTCGGTGTCGAAGGGCGGCAAGAATATCTTCTACGGCACCGGTGCCGAGGGCCTCTCTGATCTGGGCTGGCAGTTCATCGAGCGCATCCTCACCAGCGCGAACGATATCTGCCTGGCGCTGAATGCCAGCGTCAACGCCTACCGCCGGCTCGACCCGCACTTCGAGGCGCCGAACCAGATCAAGGCTTCGCCGGTCGATCGCGGCTCGATGGTGCGCATCCCGATCGGCAACGAGAAGTCGGCCCGCGTCGAGGTGCGCTCGGTCGGCCCCGACGCTAACCCGTACCTGGTGATGTACTCGCTGCTGAAGACCGGCCTCGAAGGCCCGCTCACCAAGGGCATCCGCGAGCAAGAGCGCTACCTGCCCGATAATATCTATACGGCGATCGAGAATTTCACCAGTAGCACGTATACCGCCCAGCTGCTTGGCGAAGAAGTAGCCGCGAAGTATGCCGAGCTCAAACAGGCCTCGGCCGACCGCTGCCCGCGCTTGCTTGGCACGCGGATCAAGACCGGCGAGATCCAGTTCCACCACGAGGTCTACAACCAGGCGCTGTGGACTAAGTTCTAG
- a CDS encoding undecaprenyl/decaprenyl-phosphate alpha-N-acetylglucosaminyl 1-phosphate transferase: MTQIFLIFLTTLTFSILGTPIARRIALAVGVVDSPAARKLHAAPVPLLGGAAIYTAFVLGLIVLGDRAYIRELIGILLGATLVSLFGLADDHWGLHAYLKLGGQLLAGTVLLLGGTQVLLFPHHPWLNWAITLLWVVGMTNALNLLDNMDGLSGGVTTVAAAFFLLLAALGQPPQLLVGAMAAALIGACIGFLRYNLNPATIFMGDTGSLFLGFVLAALGIKLRFPNNVPWTTWLVPVCVLALPIFDTTLVFVSRLLRGQNPLTTPGKDHLSHRLVALGLTRREAVLTCYLLGGACGMVAIYIAQSRFPNGYAAAGLLLLAGIVAIIWLERHCPAGTPRG; this comes from the coding sequence ATGACACAAATATTCCTGATCTTTCTGACCACCCTGACCTTCTCGATCCTCGGCACGCCGATCGCGCGGCGGATCGCCCTGGCGGTCGGCGTGGTTGACTCGCCGGCAGCCCGCAAGCTGCATGCTGCGCCGGTGCCGCTATTGGGCGGCGCGGCGATCTACACGGCGTTCGTGCTTGGCCTGATCGTGCTGGGCGACCGCGCCTACATCCGCGAGCTGATCGGCATCCTGCTGGGGGCTACGCTGGTATCGCTGTTCGGCCTGGCCGACGACCACTGGGGCCTGCATGCCTACCTGAAGCTGGGCGGGCAGCTGCTGGCTGGAACGGTGCTGCTACTGGGCGGCACGCAGGTACTGCTATTCCCACACCACCCCTGGCTGAACTGGGCGATCACCCTGCTGTGGGTGGTGGGCATGACCAACGCGCTCAACCTGCTCGACAATATGGACGGACTCTCGGGCGGGGTCACAACAGTGGCGGCCGCGTTTTTTCTGCTACTGGCGGCGCTGGGCCAGCCACCCCAGCTGCTGGTGGGCGCGATGGCGGCCGCACTGATCGGCGCGTGCATCGGCTTCTTGCGCTACAACCTCAACCCGGCTACGATCTTCATGGGCGACACCGGCAGCCTGTTTCTGGGCTTCGTGCTGGCCGCGCTGGGCATCAAGCTGCGCTTCCCGAACAATGTGCCGTGGACGACCTGGCTGGTGCCGGTGTGTGTGCTGGCCCTGCCGATCTTCGACACCACCCTGGTGTTCGTGTCGCGGCTGCTGCGCGGCCAGAACCCGCTGACGACCCCCGGCAAAGATCATCTGTCGCACCGATTGGTGGCGCTGGGGCTGACCCGCCGCGAGGCGGTGCTGACCTGCTACCTGCTCGGCGGGGCCTGCGGCATGGTTGCGATCTATATTGCGCAGTCGCGCTTTCCGAACGGCTATGCCGCCGCCGGGCTGCTGCTGCTGGCCGGCATCGTGGCGATCATCTGGCTCGAGCGGCACTGCCCGGCCGGTACGCCCCGTGGCTAA
- a CDS encoding heavy metal translocating P-type ATPase — MATNNQSLAFAERQAAGSASAAGLLQLNGEESEIAQLPWMVRLTITCLATTILGWLSSIDRFGLPWFVPWMLYTVAYASGGYYSIQDAWQTLKARQFDVNFLMIIAALGAAAIGEPREGAVLMFLFSLSNTLETYAMGRTHASIRALLDMAPKEADVYRDGQIVRVPVETLQVGEVVLVRPGAQIPADGLVIKGESAVNEASITGESMPVEKRVGLKAFAGTLNGQGALDVRVSTAVGDSTLARIVQVVRDAREQKAQSQDFTDRVIGQYYAYAVVGITLLAIVIPLVFFGWDVPTTLYRAMTLMVVASPCALVISIPAALLSALASAARGGVLFKGGRHLEAAARVKVVAFDKTGTLTTGRPGVVALIPVGGPGRIPDNLPCLDCHPRPHDDHLGDLTSEQFRLLALAAAVERASEHPLARAIVKSAEEREIPLPEANGFEAQAGAGATAEVCGRSLRIGRPSLFGQLTPDVAIEVQAQETQGRTVVVLGDEVPWGLIAIADTVRPEAAAAVARLKATGIERVVLLTGDNSSVAHALGDALGVDEIRAELLPHQKVEAIKDLQQRYGPVAMVGDGVNDAPALATAALGVAMGAAGTDVALESADVLLMGDDLGRLPMALALARRSRTIIRQNLAFAFAVMATLMVLAIGGTIALPLGVVGHEGSTLIVVANGLRLLVRRMA; from the coding sequence ATGGCAACCAATAATCAATCATTAGCATTTGCCGAACGCCAGGCGGCTGGCTCGGCGTCGGCGGCCGGGCTGCTGCAGCTTAACGGCGAAGAATCCGAGATCGCGCAGCTGCCCTGGATGGTGCGCCTGACGATTACGTGCCTGGCCACGACGATCCTGGGCTGGCTGAGTTCGATCGATCGCTTCGGGCTGCCGTGGTTTGTGCCCTGGATGCTCTATACGGTCGCGTATGCCTCTGGCGGCTACTACAGCATTCAGGATGCCTGGCAGACGCTCAAGGCGCGCCAGTTCGATGTCAATTTCCTGATGATTATCGCCGCGCTTGGCGCAGCGGCGATTGGCGAGCCGCGCGAGGGCGCAGTGCTGATGTTCCTGTTCTCGCTCTCGAATACGCTCGAGACGTATGCAATGGGCCGTACGCACGCCTCGATCCGCGCACTGCTCGACATGGCACCGAAAGAGGCCGATGTCTATCGCGATGGCCAGATCGTGCGCGTGCCAGTCGAAACACTCCAGGTCGGCGAGGTGGTGCTGGTGCGCCCCGGCGCGCAGATTCCCGCCGATGGCCTGGTTATCAAAGGCGAGTCGGCTGTAAACGAGGCCTCGATCACCGGCGAATCCATGCCGGTCGAGAAGCGTGTTGGCCTGAAGGCCTTTGCCGGCACGCTGAATGGCCAGGGCGCGCTCGATGTGCGTGTCAGCACAGCAGTAGGCGACTCGACGCTCGCGCGGATCGTCCAGGTCGTGCGCGATGCGCGCGAGCAGAAGGCCCAGAGCCAGGATTTCACCGACCGCGTGATCGGCCAGTACTATGCCTATGCTGTGGTCGGCATCACACTGCTGGCGATTGTCATTCCGCTGGTGTTTTTCGGCTGGGACGTGCCCACCACGCTCTACCGCGCGATGACGCTGATGGTCGTGGCTTCGCCATGCGCGCTGGTGATCTCGATCCCGGCCGCGCTGCTCTCGGCCCTGGCCAGCGCTGCGCGCGGTGGCGTGCTGTTCAAGGGCGGCCGGCACCTCGAGGCCGCCGCGCGCGTCAAGGTGGTGGCGTTCGACAAGACCGGCACGCTCACCACCGGGCGGCCTGGCGTGGTGGCGCTGATCCCGGTCGGCGGCCCCGGCCGTATACCCGATAACTTGCCCTGCCTGGATTGCCACCCGCGCCCGCACGACGATCACCTGGGCGATCTGACGTCCGAGCAGTTTCGGCTGCTGGCGCTGGCTGCGGCAGTCGAGCGCGCCTCGGAGCACCCGCTCGCCCGCGCAATTGTGAAGAGCGCCGAAGAGCGCGAGATTCCGCTCCCCGAGGCCAACGGCTTCGAGGCCCAGGCCGGCGCCGGCGCCACCGCCGAGGTGTGCGGGCGCAGCCTGCGGATCGGCCGGCCTTCGCTGTTCGGCCAGCTCACGCCCGATGTTGCGATCGAAGTTCAAGCGCAAGAGACCCAGGGCCGGACGGTGGTGGTGCTGGGCGACGAAGTGCCCTGGGGCTTGATCGCGATTGCCGACACGGTGCGGCCCGAGGCGGCGGCAGCGGTGGCCCGGCTGAAGGCTACCGGTATCGAGCGCGTGGTGCTGCTCACCGGCGACAACAGCAGCGTGGCGCATGCGCTCGGCGATGCGCTGGGGGTCGACGAGATCCGCGCCGAGCTGCTGCCGCACCAGAAGGTTGAGGCGATCAAGGATCTACAGCAGCGCTATGGCCCGGTGGCCATGGTTGGCGATGGTGTGAATGATGCGCCTGCCCTGGCCACAGCTGCACTCGGCGTGGCCATGGGCGCGGCCGGCACCGATGTGGCGCTCGAGAGCGCCGATGTGCTGTTGATGGGCGATGACCTTGGCCGCCTGCCCATGGCATTGGCACTCGCCCGCCGCTCGCGCACGATCATCCGCCAGAACCTGGCGTTTGCCTTTGCCGTGATGGCGACCCTGATGGTGCTGGCGATCGGCGGTACGATCGCGCTACCGCTTGGCGTCGTCGGCCACGAGGGCAGCACGCTGATCGTTGTGGCCAATGGCCTGCGGTTGCTGGTGCGGCGGATGGCCTAG
- the menB gene encoding 1,4-dihydroxy-2-naphthoyl-CoA synthase — protein MPIEWTQVREYTDIIYEHDAQGEGIAKITINRPARRNAFRPETVEQLIDAFARARDDESIGVILFTGAGDQAFCSGGDQSVRGDGGYVGKDKIPRLNVLDLQRLIRILPKPVVAMVAGYAIGGGHVLHVVCDLTIAAENAIFGQTGPKVGSFDGGYGSNLLARMVGDKKAREIWYLCRQYNAQQALDMGLVNTVVPLERLEDEAVQWARELLEKSPMALRFLKASINAAADGHAGLQQLAGDATLLYYLSEEAQEGKQAFLEKRKPNFRRFRRFP, from the coding sequence ATGCCGATCGAGTGGACGCAAGTACGCGAGTACACCGATATCATCTACGAGCACGATGCCCAGGGCGAAGGCATCGCCAAGATCACGATCAACCGCCCGGCCCGGCGCAACGCCTTCCGGCCCGAGACGGTCGAGCAGCTGATCGACGCATTTGCGCGCGCGCGCGACGACGAGAGTATTGGCGTGATCCTGTTCACCGGTGCCGGCGACCAGGCCTTCTGCTCGGGTGGCGACCAGAGCGTGCGCGGCGATGGCGGCTATGTCGGTAAGGACAAGATCCCGCGCCTGAACGTGCTCGACCTGCAGCGCCTGATCCGCATCCTGCCTAAGCCGGTGGTGGCCATGGTCGCCGGCTACGCGATCGGCGGCGGCCACGTGCTGCATGTCGTCTGCGACCTGACGATCGCCGCCGAGAATGCGATCTTCGGCCAGACCGGCCCCAAGGTTGGCAGCTTCGACGGCGGCTATGGCTCGAACCTGCTCGCACGCATGGTCGGCGATAAGAAGGCCCGCGAGATCTGGTACCTGTGCCGGCAGTACAACGCCCAGCAGGCGCTCGACATGGGCCTGGTAAACACGGTGGTGCCGCTCGAGCGGCTCGAAGACGAGGCGGTGCAATGGGCGCGCGAGCTGCTCGAGAAGAGCCCGATGGCGCTGCGCTTCCTCAAAGCCAGCATCAACGCCGCCGCCGACGGCCACGCCGGCCTGCAGCAGCTTGCCGGCGATGCCACGCTGCTATACTATCTGTCGGAAGAGGCCCAGGAGGGCAAGCAGGCCTTCCTCGAGAAGCGCAAGCCGAACTTCCGGCGCTTCCGGCGCTTTCCGTAG
- a CDS encoding 1,4-dihydroxy-2-naphthoate polyprenyltransferase has protein sequence MMTNASPARPSRARAWVMAARPPTLPAAVVPVLVGTAAVYHAGFRLLPFAAALLASVLIQIGTNFANDYFDFHKGADTAERLGPVRVTQSGLIAPDTVRNAMVGVFGLAALIGVYLVVVGGWPILAIGLCSIAAGVLYTGGPFPLAYNGLGDLFVFVFFGLVAVCGTAYLHIGAVPTVAWFAALPVALIVTAIIVVNNLRDIDTDRAARKHTLAVLLGRRATRIEYLVLIAGAYLLLPAGVLLGQAGAWALLPLLTLPLALPLARTVLTEQGRPLNRALAGTGRLHMLFGVLFALGLWLGAL, from the coding sequence ATGATGACAAACGCATCCCCCGCCCGCCCCAGCCGGGCGCGCGCCTGGGTAATGGCCGCGCGGCCGCCCACGCTGCCGGCCGCCGTCGTGCCGGTGCTGGTTGGCACCGCTGCGGTGTACCACGCCGGCTTCCGCCTGCTGCCGTTCGCGGCTGCGCTGCTGGCGTCGGTGCTGATCCAGATTGGCACGAACTTCGCGAACGACTACTTCGACTTTCACAAGGGCGCCGATACCGCCGAGCGGCTGGGGCCGGTGCGCGTGACCCAGAGCGGCCTGATCGCGCCCGACACCGTGCGCAACGCCATGGTCGGCGTGTTTGGCCTGGCCGCGCTGATCGGCGTGTACCTGGTGGTGGTGGGCGGCTGGCCAATCCTGGCGATCGGCCTCTGCTCGATCGCCGCCGGTGTGCTGTATACCGGCGGGCCGTTCCCGCTGGCCTACAATGGCCTGGGCGATCTGTTTGTGTTCGTGTTCTTTGGCCTGGTTGCCGTGTGCGGCACCGCCTACCTGCATATCGGCGCGGTGCCTACGGTGGCCTGGTTCGCGGCCCTGCCGGTGGCGCTGATCGTCACGGCGATTATTGTGGTGAATAACCTGCGCGATATCGACACCGACCGCGCCGCGCGCAAGCACACGCTGGCCGTGCTGCTGGGCCGGCGTGCCACCCGGATCGAGTACCTCGTGCTGATTGCCGGCGCCTACCTGCTGCTGCCGGCTGGTGTGCTGCTGGGCCAGGCCGGCGCCTGGGCGCTGCTGCCGCTGCTGACCCTGCCGCTGGCGCTGCCGCTGGCCCGCACGGTGCTCACCGAGCAGGGCCGGCCGCTCAACCGCGCGCTGGCCGGCACCGGGCGCCTGCACATGCTCTTCGGTGTGCTGTTCGCGCTGGGCCTGTGGCTCGGCGCTTTGTGA
- a CDS encoding transcriptional repressor, with the protein MNTATSQLNMLLGRLEAAGRRVTPQRAAVCAALLAHSGHPTAAAVWQQVQLTHPSISQATVYNTLAALEQLRLIRALDIVGEKHTHYDLCIDAHVNVVCTACGRIADVHTDTLEALLGLVATRSGYRLVPHDGVIVYGHCPACQAAPPAGG; encoded by the coding sequence ATGAATACCGCAACGTCACAACTAAACATGTTGCTTGGCCGGCTCGAGGCAGCCGGCCGGCGCGTGACGCCGCAGCGCGCGGCCGTGTGCGCCGCGCTACTGGCCCACAGCGGCCATCCCACTGCGGCGGCTGTCTGGCAGCAGGTGCAGCTGACGCACCCTTCGATCAGCCAGGCTACGGTCTATAACACGCTGGCGGCGCTCGAGCAGCTGCGCCTGATCCGCGCGCTCGATATCGTCGGCGAGAAACACACCCACTACGATCTGTGCATCGACGCGCATGTGAACGTGGTTTGCACCGCATGCGGCCGGATCGCCGATGTTCATACCGATACCCTCGAGGCATTGCTGGGCCTGGTGGCAACCCGCAGCGGGTATCGCCTGGTGCCGCACGACGGCGTGATTGTGTATGGCCATTGCCCGGCCTGCCAGGCCGCACCCCCGGCGGGTGGCTGA
- a CDS encoding mandelate racemase/muconate lactonizing enzyme family protein: protein MYLSNVRVAQIAWLTFQIPYAAVFTSAHGAEHVRSGVLIRVTTAEGLVGLGEASPLPAFGGGRLADTLACIAAGAPRLAGCTLAEAFAYLDRLDYTAPGVAAAACGFDTALLDVCAQRAGVPLARLLSAEVAPAVPVNAVIGAAGLAAACQAAGRAVQAGIQCVKLKVGVSDAHAAELDRIAAVRAAIGPGTRLRLDANGAWPVPAAIALLRAAQRYDLELVEQPVAADDLAGMAQVRAAVQPLIAADESVGGPQQAARVLAAHAADVLVIKPMLAGGLRRARTIIGMAGAAGLRTLITTTIDTGVGVAAALHLAAMLPAPQLACGLATGPLLAGDVLAQPITVHNGMIWLPDQPGLGVRLAEHQLARYAGAWRY from the coding sequence TTGTACCTATCAAATGTGCGAGTCGCTCAGATCGCCTGGCTGACGTTTCAGATCCCCTATGCGGCCGTGTTCACCAGCGCCCACGGCGCCGAGCATGTGCGCAGCGGTGTGCTCATCCGGGTCACCACCGCCGAGGGGCTGGTCGGCCTGGGCGAGGCGTCGCCGCTGCCGGCCTTTGGCGGCGGCCGGCTGGCCGATACACTGGCCTGCATCGCGGCCGGCGCGCCGCGATTGGCCGGCTGCACACTTGCCGAGGCCTTTGCGTATCTCGATCGGCTCGACTACACTGCGCCAGGCGTCGCTGCAGCAGCCTGCGGGTTCGATACCGCGCTGCTGGATGTCTGTGCGCAGCGCGCGGGCGTCCCGCTGGCACGCCTGCTGTCTGCCGAGGTGGCGCCGGCAGTGCCGGTGAATGCGGTGATTGGTGCGGCCGGCCTGGCAGCGGCATGCCAGGCTGCTGGACGCGCAGTGCAAGCTGGTATACAATGCGTCAAGCTCAAGGTTGGGGTGAGCGACGCGCACGCGGCCGAGCTCGATCGCATCGCGGCGGTGCGTGCGGCGATCGGCCCAGGCACGCGTCTGCGGCTCGACGCGAATGGCGCCTGGCCGGTGCCTGCCGCGATTGCGCTGCTGCGCGCGGCTCAGCGCTACGATCTCGAGCTGGTTGAGCAGCCAGTCGCGGCCGACGACCTGGCCGGCATGGCGCAGGTACGCGCGGCGGTACAGCCGCTGATCGCCGCCGACGAATCGGTTGGCGGGCCGCAGCAGGCCGCGCGCGTGCTGGCCGCGCACGCCGCCGATGTGCTGGTGATCAAGCCGATGCTGGCCGGGGGCCTGCGCCGCGCGCGCACAATCATCGGCATGGCCGGCGCAGCCGGGTTACGTACACTCATCACCACAACGATCGACACTGGTGTCGGCGTTGCTGCGGCACTGCACCTCGCCGCAATGCTGCCGGCACCGCAGCTTGCCTGTGGGTTAGCCACTGGCCCGCTGCTTGCCGGCGACGTACTCGCGCAGCCCATTACGGTTCATAATGGCATGATCTGGCTGCCTGATCAGCCTGGGCTTGGCGTTCGGCTGGCTGAACACCAGCTGGCACGCTATGCCGGCGCGTGGCGTTACTAG
- the aspS gene encoding aspartate--tRNA(Asn) ligase, whose product MERVATTQIGAHVGERVRIAGWLHRLRQLSHLSFLILRDGQGLAQIVVEDPALVERLAGLHAETVLSVEGMVVAEPQAPGGVEIHQPLVEVLAAAAAPPPFDLFRPTIKAQLPTMLDHAPLALRHPRQRALFRMAAASMAGFRAVLDARGFVEIQTPKIVGAATEGGANVFAIDYFGQPAYLSQSPQLYKQIMVGVFERVYEVGPAFRAEPHDTPRHINEFVSLDVELGFIRDHYDVMELLNRVLEGMVAAIHTAVGSLRELPLVLPLVPRVIPAIHFADALDMISRATGEDVRGEHDLAPAHERWLGAWAWREHASDFLFVWGYPSAKRAFYTHPDPARPGYSRGFDLLFRGLELVSGGQRLHRYDDYLAVLAARGMRAESFVGYLEAFKHGMPPHGGFAIGLERWVARLIEAPNIRETTLFPRDLTRLTP is encoded by the coding sequence ATGGAACGAGTCGCGACGACTCAGATCGGCGCGCATGTCGGGGAGCGCGTGCGCATCGCCGGCTGGCTGCATCGCCTGAGGCAGCTCAGCCACCTCAGCTTCCTGATCTTGCGCGACGGCCAGGGCCTGGCCCAGATCGTGGTCGAAGATCCCGCGCTGGTCGAGCGGCTGGCCGGCCTGCACGCCGAGACGGTGTTGTCGGTCGAGGGTATGGTTGTGGCCGAGCCGCAGGCGCCTGGCGGCGTCGAGATCCACCAGCCGCTGGTCGAGGTGCTCGCGGCCGCCGCCGCGCCGCCGCCATTCGACCTGTTTCGCCCCACGATCAAGGCCCAGCTGCCGACCATGCTCGACCACGCGCCGCTGGCGCTGCGCCACCCACGCCAGCGCGCGCTGTTTCGCATGGCCGCAGCCTCGATGGCCGGCTTTCGCGCGGTGCTCGATGCACGCGGCTTCGTCGAGATCCAGACGCCCAAGATCGTCGGGGCGGCCACCGAGGGCGGCGCGAATGTGTTCGCGATCGACTACTTCGGCCAGCCGGCCTACCTGTCGCAGAGCCCGCAGCTCTACAAGCAGATCATGGTTGGCGTGTTCGAGCGCGTGTACGAGGTTGGCCCGGCCTTTCGCGCCGAGCCGCACGACACGCCGCGCCATATCAACGAGTTCGTCTCGCTTGATGTCGAGCTGGGCTTCATCCGCGACCACTACGACGTGATGGAGCTGCTCAACCGCGTGCTCGAGGGCATGGTCGCCGCCATTCACACCGCTGTCGGCAGCCTACGCGAGCTGCCGCTGGTGCTGCCGCTGGTGCCGCGTGTGATCCCTGCCATCCACTTCGCCGATGCGCTCGACATGATCAGCCGCGCTACCGGCGAGGATGTGCGCGGCGAGCACGATCTGGCGCCGGCGCACGAGCGCTGGCTGGGCGCGTGGGCCTGGCGCGAGCACGCCAGCGATTTTCTGTTCGTGTGGGGCTACCCCTCGGCCAAGCGCGCGTTCTATACCCACCCCGACCCCGCGCGGCCGGGCTATTCGCGCGGCTTCGACCTGCTGTTTCGCGGGCTCGAGCTGGTGTCGGGTGGGCAGCGCCTGCACCGCTACGACGACTACCTGGCGGTGCTGGCTGCGCGCGGTATGCGCGCCGAGTCGTTCGTGGGCTACCTCGAGGCGTTCAAGCACGGCATGCCGCCGCACGGCGGCTTCGCGATCGGCCTCGAGCGCTGGGTTGCACGATTGATCGAGGCGCCGAATATCCGCGAGACCACGCTGTTCCCGCGTGATCTCACCCGGCTTACGCCATAG